The Streptomyces sp. Je 1-332 genome has a window encoding:
- a CDS encoding MFS transporter, translating to MHRTTRSTAVLLFVAWAVDYIDRQVINLALPSIGETFGLTHGERGLILSAFFVTYALTQIPAGLIAGRFGGVRVMCVALVLWSLFTGLTAVAWSFAALLVFRCLFGVAQGLFPAAAIDTLSRRSLPGQRLTANGWIQSSNAVGGLLAAVLGGLLLAHFDWRVMFTAVSVLGLAVVIAIRRRMPEPLPAALTGPALERAEGAASSLLRSPVIWGFALMFFGYDTVVWGLNSWSASYLMEERGLEVADAGLVSLAPTLVAAVTAVVGGRLSDRFEGRPGRIVVPAMAAAAVLLVVLPLTTSSAGFVVVATLISGVIGLCYMPCFSVPLRSLPPGLTGAASGIILFGGQLSGIVVPALFGHVVDTYSYRLAFWSLALGPALAVAAVLSVPQTSPQFLARLRAVIGDTRTKEDDSDASAAHHSA from the coding sequence ATGCACAGAACGACCCGGTCCACCGCTGTCCTGCTCTTCGTCGCCTGGGCCGTCGACTACATCGACCGGCAGGTCATCAACCTGGCCCTGCCGTCGATCGGGGAGACCTTCGGCCTGACGCACGGCGAACGCGGCCTGATTCTCTCCGCGTTCTTCGTCACGTACGCGCTGACCCAGATTCCCGCGGGACTGATCGCGGGCCGCTTCGGCGGTGTCCGTGTGATGTGCGTGGCGCTGGTCCTGTGGTCGCTCTTCACCGGCCTCACCGCGGTCGCCTGGTCCTTCGCCGCGCTGCTGGTGTTCCGCTGCCTCTTCGGTGTGGCCCAGGGTCTGTTCCCGGCAGCGGCGATCGACACGCTCAGCCGTCGCAGCCTCCCCGGACAGCGGCTCACCGCCAACGGCTGGATCCAGAGTTCGAACGCGGTCGGCGGCCTGCTGGCCGCCGTGCTGGGCGGGCTGCTGCTCGCGCACTTCGACTGGCGCGTGATGTTCACCGCAGTGTCCGTGCTGGGCCTCGCGGTCGTGATCGCCATTCGCCGCCGCATGCCCGAGCCCCTCCCGGCCGCCCTGACGGGCCCTGCCCTCGAACGGGCCGAAGGTGCCGCGTCCTCCCTCCTGAGATCCCCGGTGATCTGGGGGTTCGCGTTGATGTTCTTCGGCTACGACACCGTGGTCTGGGGGCTCAACAGCTGGAGTGCCTCCTACCTGATGGAGGAGCGCGGTCTGGAGGTGGCCGACGCGGGCCTGGTCTCGCTGGCGCCGACGCTGGTCGCGGCGGTCACCGCTGTCGTCGGCGGGCGCCTGTCCGACCGGTTCGAGGGCCGGCCGGGACGCATCGTCGTACCGGCCATGGCTGCCGCCGCGGTCCTGCTCGTCGTGCTGCCGCTCACCACCTCGTCGGCGGGGTTCGTGGTCGTGGCCACCCTCATCAGCGGGGTGATCGGTCTGTGCTACATGCCCTGTTTCTCCGTGCCCCTGCGCAGTCTGCCGCCGGGTCTGACGGGCGCCGCCTCCGGCATCATCCTTTTCGGCGGGCAGCTCTCCGGGATCGTGGTCCCGGCCCTCTTCGGGCACGTGGTCGACACCTACTCCTACCGACTCGCCTTCTGGTCGCTGGCTCTCGGCCCCGCCCTCGCCGTCGCCGCCGTGCTCAGCGTCCCCCAGACCTCCCCCCAGTTCCTGGCGCGCCTGCGCGCCGTCATCGGCGACACCCGTACGAAGGAGGACGACAGCGATGCGTCCGCAGCCCACCACTCCGCTTGA
- a CDS encoding Lrp/AsnC ligand binding domain-containing protein produces MTASGTAWMTAYPTHHATVVGYVDVACEANAVEPLTSRIRHWGPVFSLERTTGDHQLFLSVAARDLPALDDLVTRRLGGLPGVRSVRLSICTEVHGEGSGWLVHTLNDRQRSDLTRGERRARPRPGTGPFESDRRLLLALGVDARRGHTELARECGLSEATIRRRLRRMTGHGEVYFRCDLTQQLAGWPVIATFRIAAPGPGADAVARTLAALPETRVCSTVTGADNLLLSVWLRSPSDCAALEERILQRHPDVRVSARNITLHTAKRMGRLLDRRGRAQAHVAITAAPEGLVPHDVRRPERSSTWPNSHSQDPAHRGCAAPAD; encoded by the coding sequence CTGACCGCCAGTGGCACGGCTTGGATGACGGCCTATCCGACGCACCACGCCACGGTCGTCGGCTACGTGGACGTGGCCTGCGAGGCGAACGCGGTGGAACCCCTGACCTCGCGCATACGCCACTGGGGACCGGTGTTCAGCCTCGAACGGACCACGGGGGACCACCAGTTGTTCCTGTCGGTCGCCGCCCGCGATCTGCCCGCGCTGGACGACCTCGTCACCCGGCGGCTCGGCGGCCTGCCCGGGGTGCGCTCGGTGCGGCTGAGCATCTGCACCGAGGTGCACGGGGAGGGCAGCGGATGGCTGGTGCACACACTCAACGACCGGCAGCGTTCCGACCTGACGCGCGGCGAGCGGCGTGCCCGGCCGCGGCCGGGCACCGGGCCGTTCGAGAGCGACCGCAGGCTGCTGCTGGCCCTCGGCGTCGACGCCCGCCGCGGCCACACCGAGCTGGCGCGGGAGTGCGGGCTGAGCGAGGCCACGATACGCCGCCGACTGCGGCGTATGACCGGCCACGGTGAGGTCTACTTCCGCTGCGACCTCACCCAGCAACTGGCCGGCTGGCCGGTCATCGCCACCTTCCGTATCGCGGCTCCCGGGCCCGGCGCGGACGCGGTGGCTCGCACGCTGGCGGCACTGCCCGAGACACGGGTGTGCTCCACCGTCACCGGGGCGGACAACCTCCTGCTGTCGGTATGGCTGCGTTCCCCCTCGGACTGCGCCGCGCTGGAGGAGCGCATCCTGCAACGCCATCCGGATGTCAGGGTGAGCGCCCGCAACATCACCCTGCACACCGCCAAACGCATGGGACGGCTGCTGGACCGACGGGGCCGCGCCCAAGCCCACGTGGCGATCACCGCGGCACCGGAAGGTCTGGTACCGCATGACGTGAGGCGGCCCGAGAGGTCTTCCACCTGGCCGAACAGCCACAGCCAGGACCCCGCTCACAGGGGCTGTGCGGCTCCTGCCGACTAG
- a CDS encoding transposase family protein → MKLTWARAACSHPALSGVSRAHFGELFAELAAPWEAARQSALHEARGGERRRAAGAGRKPKLVFCDRLLLTLVHLRHQLPHEVLAELFGVDRSTVSAAIRQVRPLLAARGFAVPDQPGVRLHTLEDAFAYAEAVTLRIDGAETQVRRPQPGLPGRRAFVSGKRRQNTIKTTTISDGQGRMLLSGVVRPGRMHDQTAVRTEGIAEQFRLRPPVKSEVDAGYAGLAKEFPGQVTAPPKKPKGTACDGDKRAWTEARRRQSSARICVEHTHAELRQWAPLRRFTGRRETYSETHLAIAALVSDRSAQRPTRGRTSTELVLLRDSTR, encoded by the coding sequence GTGAAGCTGACCTGGGCCCGCGCGGCCTGTTCCCATCCTGCCCTGTCCGGGGTCTCCCGCGCACATTTCGGCGAGTTGTTCGCCGAACTCGCCGCCCCGTGGGAGGCGGCACGTCAGTCCGCCCTCCACGAAGCCCGGGGCGGTGAACGCCGCAGGGCAGCCGGCGCCGGGCGCAAGCCGAAGCTGGTCTTCTGCGACCGGCTGCTGCTCACCCTGGTACACCTGCGTCACCAGCTGCCGCACGAGGTCCTGGCCGAGCTGTTCGGCGTGGACCGTTCCACCGTCTCGGCGGCCATCCGGCAGGTCCGTCCATTGCTCGCGGCCCGTGGCTTTGCCGTGCCCGACCAGCCCGGAGTACGGCTGCACACCCTGGAGGACGCCTTCGCCTACGCCGAGGCCGTCACGCTCCGAATCGACGGCGCCGAAACCCAGGTCAGGCGCCCGCAACCAGGGCTCCCCGGACGGCGTGCCTTCGTATCGGGCAAGCGGCGGCAGAACACGATCAAGACCACCACGATCAGCGACGGGCAGGGCCGGATGCTGCTGTCCGGAGTCGTCCGGCCCGGCCGAATGCACGACCAGACCGCCGTGCGCACCGAGGGTATCGCCGAACAGTTCCGCCTCCGTCCACCGGTGAAATCTGAGGTCGACGCCGGGTACGCAGGGCTCGCCAAGGAGTTCCCCGGCCAGGTCACCGCCCCACCGAAGAAGCCGAAGGGCACGGCCTGCGACGGCGACAAGCGAGCCTGGACCGAGGCACGACGGCGCCAGTCCTCGGCCCGGATCTGCGTCGAGCACACCCACGCTGAACTGCGGCAATGGGCACCCCTGCGACGCTTCACCGGACGCCGCGAGACCTACTCCGAGACCCACCTGGCCATCGCCGCCCTGGTCTCCGACCGCTCCGCGCAGCGGCCCACCCGCGGCCGGACAAGCACCGAACTCGTCCTCCTCCGCGACAGCACCCGCTGA
- a CDS encoding SgcJ/EcaC family oxidoreductase: MNATVIDAQVQEAEMVALKKVIATLEHSQQNELVDEFVSLFRSDAIWTTGHGKRLTGRDEISAFTHQVLPGAMKDSTATYEVVDVLFIRPDVAAVKVHAQYLTLDGQPIGNPGTPLYVMAKEDGQWRLVACQNTEILGA, encoded by the coding sequence ATGAACGCAACTGTGATCGATGCGCAGGTACAGGAAGCCGAGATGGTGGCGCTCAAGAAGGTGATCGCCACTCTTGAGCACTCCCAGCAGAACGAGCTCGTGGACGAGTTCGTCAGTCTCTTCCGGAGCGACGCGATCTGGACCACGGGCCACGGCAAGCGCCTCACCGGGCGCGATGAGATATCGGCTTTCACGCACCAGGTACTTCCCGGTGCCATGAAGGACTCGACGGCCACCTACGAGGTGGTGGATGTGCTGTTCATCCGCCCCGACGTCGCCGCTGTCAAGGTGCATGCCCAGTACCTGACGCTCGATGGTCAGCCCATCGGGAACCCGGGTACGCCGCTCTACGTCATGGCGAAGGAAGACGGGCAATGGCGCCTGGTCGCCTGCCAGAACACGGAGATACTCGGCGCGTGA
- a CDS encoding alanine/glycine:cation symporter family protein, which yields MSLDSITNSVDKAVSGFFEPIATWLGEVVFYSVPVAGTEVPLIVAWLVVAGLVFTAWFGLVQVRKFKLAVDVVRGKYDEKGSAGEVNHFQALTAAVSGTVGLGNIAGVAVAVSVGGPGATFWMILCGLLGMATKFVEVTLGVKYREVHADGTVSGGPMHYLPKGLTARFGKNGKKLGKILAVLASVMILFFGLFGGNLFQVNQSYAQLVSVTGGEDGLMGSSAGALFFGILVAALVGIVLLGGIRSIANVTSKLVPSMAGIYIVACLVVILVHVTAVPTAIGKIIEGAFNPQGVAGGILGALIIGFQRAAFSNEAGLGSAPIAHSAVKTKHPASEGLVALLEPFIDTVIICTMTALTIVIANPASYREARNGESIGGVTITSDAFETVMPWFPYILTVAVMLFAVSTVLTWGYYSLKAWTYLFGRSRGSELTFKSLYTLFAIAGSLLTLETLIGMADAVLFMLAVINIIGLYLLVPVVKRELNSFLEFVRARRAGETTDGGDEDQESVRTTV from the coding sequence GTGTCACTCGACTCCATCACCAATTCCGTCGACAAGGCCGTCAGCGGATTCTTCGAGCCCATAGCCACCTGGCTCGGGGAAGTCGTCTTCTACTCCGTCCCCGTCGCCGGTACGGAAGTGCCCCTCATCGTTGCCTGGCTCGTCGTCGCAGGTCTGGTCTTCACCGCCTGGTTCGGCCTCGTGCAGGTGAGAAAGTTCAAACTCGCGGTAGACGTGGTGCGTGGGAAGTACGACGAGAAGGGATCGGCCGGAGAGGTCAACCACTTCCAGGCGCTGACAGCCGCCGTCTCCGGCACCGTCGGTCTCGGCAACATCGCCGGCGTGGCCGTCGCCGTCTCCGTCGGCGGCCCCGGCGCCACCTTCTGGATGATCCTGTGCGGCCTGCTGGGCATGGCCACCAAGTTCGTCGAGGTCACCCTGGGGGTGAAGTACCGCGAGGTGCACGCGGACGGCACCGTCTCCGGCGGCCCGATGCACTATCTGCCCAAGGGCCTGACCGCCCGTTTCGGCAAGAACGGCAAGAAGCTCGGCAAGATCCTCGCGGTCCTCGCCTCCGTCATGATCCTTTTCTTCGGCCTCTTCGGCGGCAACCTCTTCCAGGTCAACCAGTCCTACGCTCAGCTCGTCTCCGTCACGGGCGGCGAGGACGGCCTGATGGGCTCCTCCGCCGGTGCGCTGTTCTTCGGCATCCTGGTCGCCGCCCTCGTCGGCATCGTGCTGCTCGGCGGCATCCGCTCGATCGCCAACGTGACCAGCAAGCTCGTGCCCTCCATGGCCGGCATCTACATCGTGGCCTGCCTGGTCGTCATCCTCGTCCACGTCACCGCCGTGCCGACCGCGATCGGCAAGATCATCGAGGGGGCGTTCAACCCGCAGGGTGTCGCCGGCGGAATCCTCGGCGCGCTGATCATCGGCTTCCAGCGAGCCGCGTTTTCCAACGAGGCGGGCCTCGGCTCTGCCCCGATCGCCCACTCCGCGGTCAAGACCAAGCACCCCGCGAGCGAGGGCCTGGTCGCCCTCCTCGAGCCGTTCATCGACACCGTCATCATCTGCACGATGACCGCGCTGACGATCGTCATCGCCAACCCGGCCAGCTATCGCGAGGCGCGGAACGGCGAGTCCATCGGCGGTGTCACCATCACCTCCGACGCCTTCGAGACCGTGATGCCCTGGTTCCCCTACATCCTCACCGTCGCGGTGATGCTGTTCGCCGTGTCGACCGTGCTCACCTGGGGCTACTACTCCCTCAAGGCGTGGACGTACCTCTTCGGCCGCAGCAGGGGCAGCGAGCTCACCTTCAAATCCCTCTACACCCTGTTCGCGATCGCGGGCTCGCTGCTGACGTTGGAGACCCTGATCGGCATGGCTGACGCTGTGCTCTTCATGCTCGCTGTCATCAACATCATCGGCCTGTACCTCCTGGTTCCGGTGGTCAAGCGTGAGCTGAACTCCTTCCTGGAGTTCGTCCGCGCTCGCCGCGCCGGGGAGACCACGGACGGCGGTGATGAAGACCAGGAGTCGGTGAGGACCACCGTCTGA
- the nhaA gene encoding Na+/H+ antiporter NhaA: MAAAPRERSPFLGLLPLPERNAVVQALRTETVGGLVLLAAAVVALVWANTPWSGVYEQIRDFHFGIPALGLDLSVEHWTADGLLAIFFLVAGIELKRELVVGELRTPATAALPVIAALCGMIVPAAVYAITVTVGGGSLEGWAVPMATDIAFALAVLAVLSTHLPASLRAFLLTLAVVDDLGAILIIAIFFTSDLNFAALGGAFAGLAVIYLLQRFRVRGWWWYVPLGVVTWALMYNGGVHATVAGVAIGLILRTTRDKGESASPAERTSHLLHPVSAGVAVPLFALFAAGVGVSGAALGEVFTQPEPLGVVLGLVIGKTLGIFVGTYLAARFTRAQLNPDLAWADVFALAVLAGIGFTVALLIGELAFPDPATAEQIKAAVLIGSLIAVGLAALLIKRRNGVYRRLYDEETRDDDHDGIPDIYQRADTTRR, encoded by the coding sequence ATGGCTGCCGCCCCCCGTGAGCGTTCCCCCTTCCTCGGCCTCCTGCCGCTGCCGGAGCGCAACGCAGTAGTGCAAGCCCTGAGGACGGAGACGGTGGGGGGACTGGTGCTCCTCGCGGCCGCCGTCGTGGCGCTGGTGTGGGCGAACACCCCGTGGAGCGGGGTCTACGAGCAGATACGCGACTTCCACTTCGGCATACCTGCCCTCGGCCTGGACCTGTCCGTGGAGCATTGGACCGCCGACGGACTGCTGGCCATCTTCTTCCTGGTCGCCGGTATCGAACTGAAACGTGAACTGGTCGTCGGCGAGCTCCGCACTCCCGCCACCGCGGCACTGCCGGTCATCGCCGCCCTCTGCGGCATGATCGTGCCCGCCGCCGTCTACGCGATCACGGTCACGGTCGGCGGAGGCAGCCTGGAGGGTTGGGCCGTGCCGATGGCCACCGACATCGCCTTCGCCCTGGCCGTCCTTGCCGTCCTCAGCACTCACTTGCCTGCCTCGCTCCGAGCGTTCCTGCTCACCCTCGCCGTCGTCGACGACCTCGGCGCGATCCTGATCATCGCGATCTTCTTCACCAGCGACCTGAACTTCGCCGCTCTGGGCGGAGCCTTCGCCGGACTGGCCGTCATCTACCTGCTCCAGCGCTTCCGCGTACGGGGCTGGTGGTGGTACGTCCCACTCGGCGTCGTCACGTGGGCGCTGATGTACAACGGCGGTGTCCACGCCACCGTCGCGGGGGTCGCCATCGGCCTGATCCTGCGGACCACCCGCGACAAGGGCGAGAGCGCATCCCCCGCCGAACGGACCTCCCACCTGCTCCACCCCGTCTCCGCAGGCGTCGCGGTGCCCCTGTTCGCCCTGTTCGCCGCCGGTGTCGGCGTCTCGGGCGCGGCCCTGGGGGAAGTGTTCACCCAGCCGGAGCCGCTGGGCGTGGTTCTGGGCCTCGTCATCGGCAAGACCCTCGGCATCTTCGTGGGCACCTACCTCGCCGCCCGCTTCACCCGGGCCCAGCTGAACCCGGACCTCGCCTGGGCCGACGTCTTCGCACTCGCGGTCCTGGCCGGGATCGGCTTCACCGTCGCCCTGCTGATCGGCGAACTGGCCTTCCCTGACCCGGCGACCGCCGAGCAGATCAAAGCCGCGGTTCTGATCGGCTCCCTCATCGCCGTCGGCCTGGCGGCTCTCCTCATCAAGCGGCGCAACGGCGTTTACCGGCGCCTATATGACGAGGAGACCCGCGACGACGACCACGACGGCATCCCCGACATCTACCAGCGGGCCGATACCACCAGGCGCTGA
- a CDS encoding NAD-binding protein — protein MIVCGDDALAERLAAELHSVYRETVTVVVPSSRAGDGAPSGSAGRAATALLGRIQAVMSRPSRASGEGTQEPRVLEAPQPDEATLIEAGVRGAAALALVYDDDETNIHAALAARRLNPRLRLVIRLYNRKLGQHLEELLDQAAAVAAPGLDPTALDTSTTVLSDADTAAPALAATAVAGTSKVVQADGLLLRAVERTPPGRGQVADPGLCTLALLSATTNDPAGDEGSDDSGQGQGPLLLPDDRMVAAATGRGTIALEAVSHAAPAVPPGRLAGRGLPFGSLFSPRLRWSLAGLATCVLGLAVANWLTAPRTHPLHAGYLTLLDLFAIDDPALGEATSRQILQLLAGLAGLLLLPVLFAAVLEALGTFRNSAALRRPPRGLSGHVVLLGLGKIGTRVLARLRELGIPVVCVEEDPEARGIPLARRLRVPTVIGDVTDEGVLESAKIHRAHALLALTSSDTTNLEAALYARSVKPDLRVAMRLYDDAFATAVYRTLRAAHPQALTRSRSVSTLAAPAFAGAMMGRQVLGAIPVERRVLLFAALNVAGHPQLEGRTVAESFRAGAWRVLALDTTAPDERLPDLASAPAGDGDERPTGLTWDLHPGYVLQPQDRVVLAATRQGLADLLRRHHRVHAHGPEA, from the coding sequence ATGATCGTGTGCGGCGACGATGCGCTCGCCGAACGCCTGGCCGCGGAACTGCACTCGGTCTACCGCGAGACCGTCACGGTCGTCGTACCGTCCTCACGAGCGGGCGACGGAGCTCCGAGCGGTTCGGCGGGCCGGGCGGCCACCGCTCTCCTCGGCCGCATACAGGCCGTGATGAGCCGGCCCTCCCGTGCCTCCGGCGAGGGGACGCAAGAACCACGGGTCTTGGAGGCTCCACAACCCGACGAGGCGACCCTGATCGAGGCAGGAGTGCGTGGAGCCGCCGCGCTGGCGCTCGTCTACGACGATGACGAGACAAACATCCACGCCGCACTGGCCGCCCGTCGCCTCAACCCCCGCCTGCGGCTGGTGATCCGTCTCTACAACCGCAAGCTCGGCCAGCATTTGGAGGAGCTCCTCGACCAAGCCGCGGCCGTCGCCGCGCCCGGGCTCGACCCCACGGCACTCGACACCTCCACCACTGTCCTGTCCGACGCCGATACCGCTGCCCCTGCCCTGGCAGCCACCGCGGTCGCCGGGACCAGCAAGGTCGTCCAGGCCGACGGGCTCTTGTTGCGTGCAGTGGAACGCACCCCGCCGGGCCGCGGCCAGGTCGCTGACCCCGGCTTGTGCACCCTCGCCCTGCTGTCGGCCACCACCAACGACCCAGCAGGCGACGAAGGCTCCGACGACAGCGGTCAAGGGCAGGGGCCACTGCTGCTGCCCGACGACCGCATGGTGGCCGCTGCGACGGGCCGGGGCACCATCGCCCTGGAGGCCGTCTCGCACGCCGCGCCCGCAGTGCCGCCGGGTCGCCTCGCGGGGCGTGGCCTGCCGTTCGGTTCACTGTTCTCGCCCCGTCTGCGCTGGTCCCTGGCCGGGCTCGCGACCTGTGTACTCGGCCTGGCGGTGGCGAACTGGCTGACCGCCCCGCGCACTCACCCGCTGCACGCCGGATACCTCACTCTGCTCGACCTCTTCGCCATCGATGACCCTGCCCTCGGTGAAGCCACCTCCCGCCAGATCCTCCAACTCCTCGCCGGGCTGGCCGGGTTGCTGCTCCTGCCCGTCTTGTTCGCCGCCGTCCTGGAAGCCCTGGGCACCTTCCGCAACTCGGCCGCCCTGCGCCGACCGCCTCGCGGTCTTTCCGGCCACGTAGTCCTGCTCGGACTCGGCAAGATCGGCACTCGTGTACTCGCCCGGCTTCGCGAACTCGGCATCCCCGTGGTGTGCGTGGAAGAAGACCCCGAAGCCCGCGGCATCCCCCTGGCCCGACGACTGCGTGTGCCCACCGTCATCGGGGACGTCACCGACGAGGGCGTCCTGGAATCCGCGAAGATCCACCGCGCGCACGCCCTGCTCGCCCTCACCAGCAGCGACACCACCAATCTCGAAGCAGCCCTCTACGCACGCTCGGTCAAGCCCGACCTACGCGTGGCGATGCGCCTGTACGACGACGCGTTCGCCACCGCCGTCTACCGCACCCTGCGCGCCGCACATCCCCAGGCCCTCACCCGCAGCCGCAGCGTCTCCACCCTCGCCGCCCCCGCTTTCGCAGGGGCGATGATGGGCCGTCAGGTCCTCGGAGCGATCCCCGTCGAGCGCAGAGTCCTGCTCTTCGCCGCCCTCAATGTCGCCGGCCACCCCCAGCTCGAAGGGCGCACCGTCGCCGAATCCTTCAGAGCCGGAGCGTGGCGCGTCCTCGCCCTCGACACCACCGCACCCGACGAACGTCTCCCGGACCTGGCATCCGCCCCCGCCGGAGACGGCGACGAACGCCCCACCGGCCTGACCTGGGACCTCCACCCCGGCTACGTGCTGCAGCCGCAGGACCGGGTCGTCCTCGCTGCCACCCGCCAGGGCCTTGCCGACCTCCTCCGGCGACACCACCGGGTCCACGCACACGGCCCGGAGGCATAG
- a CDS encoding cation:proton antiporter: MVLIVVFGVALLIAVLLSGLAARTVLSTSFLFLVGGALVSDGFLGLIHITPDSEIVSVTADLALFAVLFTDGMHVSFPKLRANWKNPARALGLGMPLAFVGVALLTHYLVGLDWTTSFLVGAVLAPTDPVFASAIVGRKEVPSKLRQLLNVESGINDGLALPVVLILIAAAGPTSGHAESSLAKIGLELLLGLVFGVVLPMLVIALVRFRHLGAEPKLQPLLPLAIGVILYALCHLTHANPYLAAFSAGAVLTARSVEAKETFEPLGEALAELAKFAALLVFGALLTPSLFGDLSLGGYGAVVLAIVLIRPASLMLSLLGTRFTRQEKLVAAWFGPKGFASVVYGLLVLQAGIPQGEEAYTLIAVCIAFSIVAHSSTDVPIARLFHVDEPSDTAVPAARSDEHQTSRCPGG, from the coding sequence ATGGTGCTCATCGTCGTCTTCGGAGTCGCACTGCTGATCGCAGTGCTGTTGTCCGGCCTCGCGGCCCGCACGGTGCTTTCCACCTCGTTCCTCTTCCTCGTCGGTGGCGCGCTCGTCAGCGACGGATTCCTCGGTCTGATCCACATCACGCCGGACAGCGAGATCGTGTCCGTGACGGCCGATCTCGCCCTGTTCGCGGTGCTGTTCACCGACGGCATGCACGTCTCTTTCCCCAAGCTCCGAGCCAATTGGAAGAACCCGGCTCGCGCCCTGGGCCTTGGCATGCCGTTGGCGTTCGTCGGCGTGGCCCTGCTCACCCACTACCTGGTCGGCCTGGACTGGACCACGTCCTTCCTTGTCGGCGCGGTCCTCGCCCCGACCGACCCAGTGTTTGCCTCGGCCATCGTGGGCCGTAAAGAAGTCCCCTCCAAGCTGCGGCAGTTGCTGAACGTAGAGAGCGGCATCAACGACGGTCTGGCGTTGCCGGTTGTCCTCATCCTCATTGCCGCGGCCGGGCCCACCTCTGGACATGCCGAATCCTCCCTGGCGAAGATCGGCCTGGAGCTGCTGCTCGGCCTGGTCTTCGGCGTCGTCCTGCCGATGTTGGTCATCGCCCTGGTCCGCTTCCGCCACCTCGGCGCGGAGCCCAAACTGCAGCCCCTGCTCCCGCTCGCCATCGGCGTGATCCTGTACGCGCTGTGCCACCTCACGCACGCCAACCCCTACCTCGCGGCGTTCTCCGCAGGCGCGGTCCTCACCGCCCGCTCGGTCGAGGCGAAGGAGACGTTCGAGCCGCTGGGCGAGGCGCTGGCCGAGTTGGCGAAGTTCGCCGCTCTGCTCGTGTTCGGCGCGCTGCTCACTCCGAGCCTGTTCGGCGATCTGTCCCTCGGCGGGTACGGCGCAGTGGTCCTGGCCATCGTGCTGATCCGGCCCGCCTCGCTGATGCTCTCCCTGCTCGGGACCCGCTTCACCCGCCAGGAGAAGCTGGTCGCCGCCTGGTTCGGGCCCAAGGGCTTCGCCTCGGTCGTCTACGGGCTGCTGGTGTTGCAGGCCGGGATCCCCCAGGGCGAGGAGGCGTACACGCTCATCGCCGTGTGCATCGCCTTCTCGATCGTGGCCCACAGCAGCACCGACGTACCCATCGCCCGGCTCTTCCACGTCGATGAGCCCTCCGACACCGCCGTACCCGCCGCTCGCTCCGACGAACACCAGACGAGTCGGTGTCCCGGTGGCTGA
- a CDS encoding STAS domain-containing protein — MLSRRPPRPSPSNALSHPPDDRSSARRIGCTSVGVFGEWAIARCTGVPGSLVGGRFPLPSGAVMPPFRPRRRSEPRQPPAHKVVRLRGEISGENAASTGQLLVHALSAGLEVLEVDLGRVTCLSPEGCMALFSALMAARERGTRLIITHANERATATLDQIGFFRALADPER, encoded by the coding sequence ATGCTCAGTCGACGCCCGCCACGGCCGTCCCCCTCGAATGCGCTGAGTCACCCGCCTGACGACCGGAGCTCCGCGCGGCGCATCGGCTGTACATCTGTGGGCGTATTCGGGGAGTGGGCCATAGCGCGGTGCACAGGTGTGCCGGGAAGTCTGGTCGGCGGTCGTTTCCCGCTGCCCTCTGGAGCTGTAATGCCCCCTTTCCGCCCCCGCCGACGGTCCGAGCCCAGGCAGCCGCCCGCGCACAAGGTGGTGCGGCTGCGCGGCGAGATCAGCGGCGAGAACGCCGCCTCCACTGGACAGCTGCTGGTTCACGCGCTCAGCGCCGGGCTGGAAGTTCTGGAAGTGGACCTGGGCCGGGTCACCTGTCTCAGCCCAGAAGGCTGCATGGCGCTCTTCTCGGCGCTCATGGCGGCCCGCGAGAGGGGCACACGCCTGATCATCACGCATGCCAACGAGAGAGCGACGGCGACTCTGGACCAGATCGGCTTCTTCCGTGCCCTGGCTGACCCCGAACGATGA